One Syntrophus gentianae DNA segment encodes these proteins:
- a CDS encoding SAM-dependent methyltransferase: protein MPTWLVITFTILGTAAVLKLLHAFAIVAVHPVTQGAMYVSTARVKIRKALDAVSMKPGELLIDLGCGDGRTLREARKRYGVICHGFEINPLAFLKAKLLTFGRKGTKVFYRNFWGVDLGKADVISCYLFPDVMQRLEKKLAGELACGARVISFNFPIPGWKPLSILRAESRLHNDPIFIYRIPESLPGRHSAGIDP from the coding sequence ATGCCGACTTGGCTGGTCATCACCTTTACGATTCTGGGGACGGCAGCCGTCCTCAAGCTTCTGCACGCCTTTGCCATCGTCGCCGTCCATCCGGTCACGCAGGGGGCCATGTATGTGTCAACAGCCCGGGTAAAGATCCGCAAGGCCCTCGATGCCGTCTCCATGAAACCCGGTGAGCTTCTCATCGACCTCGGCTGCGGAGACGGCAGGACCCTGCGCGAAGCCAGAAAACGCTACGGTGTGATCTGCCACGGCTTCGAAATTAACCCGCTGGCCTTTCTCAAGGCTAAACTCCTCACCTTCGGCAGAAAAGGCACCAAAGTCTTTTATCGAAATTTCTGGGGGGTCGATCTCGGGAAGGCGGATGTCATTTCCTGTTACCTCTTTCCGGATGTCATGCAACGCCTGGAAAAGAAGCTTGCCGGGGAACTGGCTTGCGGCGCAAGGGTGATTTCCTTCAATTTCCCCATTCCGGGGTGGAAACCCTTGTCCATTCTCCGCGCAGAATCCAGACTCCACAATGATCCGATCTTCATCTACCGCATCCCGGAGTCTCTTCCCGGGCGGCATTCGGCAGGTATTGACCCATAG
- a CDS encoding S41 family peptidase, producing the protein MNDRIEKMISGNTAETRHNPLFGRKGWSYFRGFLLILLLILFLPLSSVSENLSCRRLPMVMDGFLANHYAIKTITPEVKTHAIEQMIKGLDPSKTMLYSSDVERLKPILYGLFASMQRGDCAALRPVYDVLVARARENEDLVRKILGPDYRLDETAELMINVNKRSYVKTKAEKRELLRKIVQFRIENTLQAGIDLAEARKQQIHHYELQTRRVVERNPEKLLTNAAEAFALALDPHTSYLSPERFEDLQISMQLSLEGIGAILSSDNGFTVIEELTAGGSASRSGQLKPKDKIIAVAQEGERPVNVIDMDLHDVIKMIRGRKGTRVTLTILRQEERTSRFNATITRDKVELKEQEARIEYVTRKAGGREYTFGVIDLPSFYGDEKEKKSCSEDVKSLLAEARQRHVDGIVLDLSRNGGGLLKEAVRLSGLFVHKGGIVATRDGLGQVTVLANGPAVVGPTSHKNKWMSLPEEDPRALYMGPLVVLTSRMSASASEIVAGALKDYARAVIVGSDHTFGKGSVQVMMPLPWNLGGMTVTTGMFFLPGGRSTQKTGVEADLKLPIWSTLEDVGETALDYPLPAQAIPPFLGVPGNGAPLWKPLKQSLLAELAARSKARVAKEPKFAEIIKGNREAAARKGIIRLADLRKDMAKENGIKKKETYTELKQKAREQYAPFVDESVNVLLDMVTMGYAYSPRS; encoded by the coding sequence ATGAACGATAGAATAGAAAAAATGATCTCTGGAAATACAGCCGAAACCCGCCATAATCCCCTCTTCGGCAGAAAGGGGTGGTCTTATTTCCGGGGTTTCCTGCTCATCCTGCTGCTCATTCTGTTTCTGCCCCTTTCCTCCGTATCTGAAAACCTTTCCTGCCGCCGCCTGCCCATGGTGATGGACGGATTCCTGGCCAACCATTACGCGATCAAGACGATAACGCCTGAAGTCAAGACGCATGCCATCGAGCAGATGATCAAGGGTCTCGACCCTTCTAAAACGATGTTGTATTCGTCCGATGTGGAAAGATTGAAGCCGATTCTATACGGCTTGTTTGCAAGCATGCAGAGAGGCGACTGCGCCGCGCTGAGGCCGGTCTACGACGTGCTGGTCGCGAGGGCGCGGGAGAACGAGGATCTGGTCCGGAAGATTCTGGGACCGGACTATCGGCTCGACGAGACCGCGGAGCTGATGATCAACGTCAACAAGCGATCCTATGTGAAGACGAAGGCGGAAAAGCGTGAGCTTCTGAGAAAGATCGTGCAGTTTCGCATCGAGAACACCCTGCAGGCGGGCATCGACCTCGCAGAGGCCAGGAAACAGCAGATCCATCATTACGAGTTACAGACCAGGCGGGTTGTCGAACGCAATCCCGAAAAACTCCTGACGAATGCCGCCGAAGCCTTTGCCCTGGCCCTCGATCCGCACACGAGTTATCTGTCTCCGGAAAGATTCGAGGATTTACAGATCTCGATGCAGCTTTCCCTGGAGGGAATCGGGGCCATCCTCAGCAGCGACAACGGGTTTACCGTCATTGAGGAGTTGACGGCCGGCGGAAGCGCCTCGCGATCGGGTCAGCTGAAGCCGAAAGACAAGATCATCGCCGTGGCCCAGGAAGGGGAAAGGCCCGTTAATGTCATCGACATGGACCTGCATGACGTGATCAAGATGATCCGTGGCAGGAAGGGCACACGGGTAACCCTGACCATCCTGCGCCAGGAGGAACGGACCTCCCGATTCAACGCCACGATCACGCGCGATAAGGTGGAACTCAAGGAGCAGGAGGCCAGAATTGAATATGTGACGCGAAAAGCCGGGGGAAGGGAGTATACCTTCGGCGTAATCGATCTTCCTTCGTTCTATGGCGACGAGAAGGAAAAGAAATCCTGTTCTGAAGACGTGAAGAGCCTCCTCGCGGAGGCCAGACAACGTCATGTTGACGGAATTGTGCTGGACCTTTCCCGCAATGGCGGGGGGCTGCTCAAGGAGGCGGTGCGCCTTTCCGGTCTTTTCGTCCACAAGGGCGGAATTGTAGCGACCAGGGACGGTCTGGGGCAGGTGACGGTTCTTGCCAATGGTCCTGCCGTCGTAGGGCCGACAAGCCATAAGAACAAATGGATGAGCTTGCCCGAGGAAGATCCCCGTGCGCTGTATATGGGACCCCTCGTTGTGCTGACGAGCCGGATGAGCGCATCGGCCAGCGAAATCGTTGCGGGTGCTCTCAAGGACTATGCTCGGGCGGTGATCGTAGGTTCGGACCACACCTTCGGCAAGGGGTCCGTGCAGGTCATGATGCCGCTGCCCTGGAATCTGGGCGGCATGACCGTCACCACGGGGATGTTCTTTCTGCCAGGCGGCAGATCCACACAAAAGACCGGCGTGGAAGCAGATCTGAAGCTGCCCATCTGGTCCACGCTCGAAGACGTTGGGGAAACGGCCCTGGATTACCCCCTGCCGGCCCAGGCGATTCCGCCGTTCCTCGGCGTGCCGGGGAACGGGGCGCCCTTATGGAAACCCCTTAAGCAGTCCCTGCTTGCGGAACTGGCGGCAAGGTCCAAGGCAAGGGTCGCCAAAGAACCGAAATTTGCCGAGATCATCAAGGGCAACAGGGAGGCGGCTGCCAGAAAAGGCATTATCCGGCTTGCCGACTTACGCAAAGACATGGCAAAGGAAAACGGCATCAAGAAGAAGGAGACCTACACCGAGCTCAAACAGAAGGCCAGGGAACAGTACGCCCCCTTCGTGGACGAGAGCGTCAACGTACTCCTTGATATGGTGACCATGGGTTATGCCTATTCCCCGAGAAGCTGA
- the htpG gene encoding molecular chaperone HtpG, whose amino-acid sequence MENRKESCQFKTEINQLMKIIIHSLYSHPEIFLRELISNASDALDKLRFRSQLEPDILGTDTEFKIVIKADGSSRTLEVSDNGIGMTYDEVVENIGTIAKSGTAAFAEAMKDANKYDSLTPELIGQFGVGFYSSFIVAEKVTLITKAAGSDKGVKWESSGDGSYTIEETEKASRGTSVLLKLKNVEKDEQDFAEEWTIRSVVKKHSDFVAYPIVMDVKKTKPVLDAEGKPDPEKTETVVEEEVLNSMKAIWVKDKAEVSEEEYNEFYSHISHDWNPPHSHLHLKLEGTTEYSALLYIPAKLPFDFFMHERKHGINLYCKRVFIMENCTDLMPPYLAFIKGVVDAPDLNLNVSREILQQNALVRNIKTNLVKKLLDMFAGMEKEKYESFYGEFGHILKSGISADFENREKIASLLRYKTTKSDGQWVSLQEYISRMKPDQEEIYYITGDNLTMLLNSPHLEQLKEKDYEVLLMTDPIDEWVIRDLHEFEKKRFRSAEKGDLDLGGIDDKKKEIYSALFAYLKSSLEEKIKAVKPSTHLKDSIACLSGDSYDMSAFMEKILKANGQEVPQIKRVLELNVDHPLLVKIRAIYEQDSDAPVLKDYSNFLYDLAVISEGGKLDNPSLFSKMIGDLMTNSGSD is encoded by the coding sequence ATGGAAAACCGGAAAGAATCTTGCCAGTTCAAGACGGAAATCAACCAATTGATGAAGATCATCATTCATTCTTTGTATTCCCACCCGGAGATTTTTCTGAGAGAACTCATCTCCAACGCCTCGGACGCTCTCGACAAACTTCGTTTTCGGTCGCAACTGGAACCGGATATCCTCGGGACGGACACGGAATTCAAAATCGTCATCAAGGCCGATGGGTCATCGAGAACCCTGGAAGTATCCGACAACGGCATCGGGATGACCTACGACGAGGTCGTCGAGAATATCGGGACCATTGCCAAGAGTGGGACGGCCGCCTTTGCGGAGGCCATGAAGGACGCAAATAAATATGATTCCCTTACTCCCGAGTTGATCGGACAGTTCGGCGTCGGCTTCTACAGCTCATTCATCGTCGCTGAAAAAGTCACCCTGATCACAAAGGCGGCGGGAAGCGACAAGGGAGTCAAATGGGAATCTTCCGGAGACGGATCCTATACCATTGAAGAAACGGAAAAGGCCAGCCGGGGGACGTCGGTCCTCCTGAAACTGAAGAATGTGGAGAAGGACGAGCAGGACTTTGCTGAGGAATGGACGATCCGAAGCGTCGTGAAGAAGCATTCGGATTTCGTCGCCTACCCGATTGTGATGGATGTGAAGAAGACAAAACCCGTCCTGGACGCCGAGGGGAAACCGGATCCCGAAAAAACGGAAACGGTCGTCGAGGAGGAAGTCCTGAATTCCATGAAGGCCATCTGGGTCAAGGACAAGGCGGAGGTCTCGGAAGAGGAATACAACGAATTTTACAGTCACATCAGTCATGATTGGAATCCTCCGCATTCCCACCTCCATCTCAAACTGGAGGGCACAACGGAATACAGCGCCCTGCTGTACATCCCTGCCAAGCTTCCCTTCGATTTCTTCATGCACGAGCGAAAACACGGCATCAATCTCTACTGCAAACGCGTCTTCATCATGGAAAACTGCACGGATCTGATGCCGCCTTATCTGGCCTTTATCAAGGGCGTTGTCGATGCGCCGGATCTCAATCTGAACGTGAGCCGGGAAATCCTGCAGCAGAATGCCCTGGTCCGGAACATCAAGACGAATCTGGTGAAGAAGCTCCTGGACATGTTCGCAGGCATGGAGAAGGAAAAATACGAGTCCTTTTATGGAGAATTCGGGCACATCCTCAAGAGTGGAATCTCCGCTGATTTTGAGAATCGCGAGAAGATCGCCTCCCTGCTGCGATACAAGACAACAAAATCCGACGGACAATGGGTCTCTCTGCAGGAATATATCAGTCGGATGAAGCCGGATCAGGAGGAGATTTACTACATCACCGGGGATAACCTGACGATGTTGCTCAACAGCCCTCATCTTGAGCAGCTGAAGGAAAAGGACTACGAAGTCCTGCTGATGACCGATCCCATTGACGAATGGGTCATTCGGGATCTGCACGAGTTCGAGAAGAAGCGTTTTCGAAGTGCAGAGAAAGGCGATCTCGACTTGGGCGGGATTGACGATAAAAAGAAGGAGATATACAGCGCCCTGTTCGCCTATCTCAAATCCTCTCTGGAAGAAAAGATCAAGGCAGTTAAACCGTCCACCCATCTGAAAGACTCTATCGCCTGTCTCTCCGGCGATTCGTATGACATGAGCGCCTTCATGGAGAAAATCCTCAAGGCAAACGGTCAGGAAGTCCCGCAGATCAAGCGGGTCCTTGAGTTGAACGTGGACCACCCCCTGCTGGTAAAAATCAGGGCGATCTATGAACAGGACAGCGATGCGCCGGTTCTGAAGGACTACAGCAATTTTCTCTATGACCTGGCCGTCATCTCTGAAGGCGGCAAGCTGGACAATCCTTCCCTGTTCAGCAAAATGATCGGAGACCTGATGACGAATTCAGGCAGCGATTGA
- a CDS encoding FIST N-terminal domain-containing protein, translated as MTVKDQIDKTAKSSTNIEVGCGMASGRNSYAVGRDAASQAISGITSASLTAVILFAPVSYQLDEILSGVRTVVGNAPLFGASSAGEICTGTSSGSVVVMVLASPFLKVSVGLGHRVSDDWRKAVREAVGQEQLSPFFSPQSDALYNELIKEGRSAFAILLSPASTRNTDSYSPEILEELKRLSRGRIPFFGGTACDDRQTEGESNYVFYGNQAHRDSMVLAVFETSLKFGIAMGHGFHPTVKKAVATRVRDREVLELDGKPAAEAFAALHDLPRESLEGKPLFEQLVKPFGIRNMLGQYTLFVPRCLTPEGGILLAHPVPEGSTLFLMESFEDEMVAAGKDTLLRAMSQSGITRPAAILVCSCFLRMHLLEGRIGREISAITEIMPGVPVAGFYSAGEQGMNDDHVSRHNNESIVVLILGQELSYAAQVAHESRILHSILEARIIEQQRLERELSEQVGFLQALIDAIPNPVFYKDQNSRYLGCNKAFEKYLDIRREEILGKDVQDIKTADLIDVHHKMDAELIHEGGSVVYESKNRPKDGPAHHDIIHKALFYKADGSLGGIVAIVTDITDLKHAEEALAESEAMYRNLFENASIGMFQTTLEGKFLRINKAYAAMLGYESTEEVISTITDTATQVHAEPRNRAELLAALEKQGWFYAEQPYLRKDGSIMIGKLAIRKVVKQDGATAYLEGIVEDITERKRAEEALLNRERELRIKAQNLMEVNTTMKVLLDTMERDQEELKERFLTNIQNQVLPYLEKLKKSPLLEDQKGYVEMAETHLLEIASPFTQKLTSSFLNLTRKEIQIACLVKEGKTSKEIAELLNAKQRVIEFHRENIRLKLGLKNKKGRLAMLLRSFS; from the coding sequence ATGACAGTGAAGGACCAAATAGACAAAACGGCAAAAAGTTCAACAAACATCGAAGTAGGCTGCGGCATGGCGTCCGGCAGGAATTCCTATGCGGTCGGCAGAGATGCGGCAAGCCAGGCAATATCCGGCATTACATCCGCCTCACTGACCGCGGTGATCCTCTTCGCCCCGGTATCCTATCAACTCGACGAGATCCTTTCCGGCGTCCGGACGGTGGTGGGCAATGCGCCCCTGTTCGGCGCCAGTTCAGCAGGAGAAATCTGCACCGGGACCTCCTCCGGAAGTGTTGTGGTCATGGTGCTGGCTTCGCCTTTTCTCAAGGTCAGCGTGGGCTTGGGTCATCGGGTATCTGACGACTGGCGGAAGGCTGTGCGGGAAGCGGTAGGACAGGAACAACTCAGTCCTTTTTTCTCCCCTCAGAGCGACGCCCTTTATAATGAGCTGATCAAGGAAGGCCGTTCAGCCTTTGCCATCCTCCTTTCCCCGGCAAGCACCCGGAATACCGATTCCTACAGCCCGGAAATCCTGGAAGAACTCAAGCGCCTTTCCAGGGGACGCATCCCTTTCTTCGGCGGAACAGCCTGCGATGACAGGCAGACAGAAGGCGAAAGCAATTACGTCTTTTATGGAAATCAGGCCCATCGAGACAGCATGGTCCTTGCGGTCTTCGAAACCAGTCTCAAATTCGGAATTGCCATGGGCCATGGTTTTCATCCAACGGTAAAAAAAGCCGTCGCCACCAGAGTCCGGGATCGCGAAGTCCTGGAACTGGATGGAAAACCTGCCGCCGAGGCATTTGCTGCGCTTCATGACCTTCCCCGGGAATCCCTGGAAGGGAAGCCCCTCTTCGAACAGCTGGTAAAACCCTTTGGCATTCGTAACATGTTAGGCCAGTATACGCTCTTCGTCCCTCGATGCCTTACTCCCGAAGGGGGCATCCTCCTTGCCCACCCCGTCCCGGAAGGATCTACCCTCTTCCTCATGGAATCCTTTGAGGATGAGATGGTCGCGGCAGGAAAAGACACCCTGCTTCGGGCGATGTCACAGTCCGGGATCACCCGTCCCGCTGCAATCCTCGTCTGTTCATGCTTCCTGAGGATGCACCTTCTGGAAGGAAGAATTGGCAGGGAGATCTCTGCAATCACCGAAATAATGCCCGGTGTGCCGGTGGCAGGATTCTACTCTGCCGGTGAACAGGGGATGAATGATGATCATGTCAGCCGTCACAACAACGAGTCCATCGTTGTCCTGATCCTGGGGCAGGAACTATCCTATGCCGCACAGGTGGCGCATGAAAGCCGGATCCTCCACAGCATTCTAGAGGCCCGTATTATCGAGCAGCAGCGGTTGGAAAGGGAATTGTCGGAACAGGTGGGTTTTCTCCAGGCCCTGATTGACGCCATTCCCAATCCCGTCTTTTATAAAGACCAGAACAGCAGGTACCTGGGCTGCAACAAGGCCTTCGAGAAATATCTGGATATTCGGCGGGAAGAAATCCTGGGAAAGGATGTTCAAGACATAAAGACGGCAGATCTCATCGATGTCCATCATAAGATGGATGCCGAATTGATTCATGAAGGCGGCAGTGTGGTTTATGAATCGAAAAATCGCCCCAAAGACGGCCCTGCCCATCATGACATCATCCATAAAGCTCTTTTTTATAAAGCCGATGGGTCCCTGGGAGGCATTGTCGCGATTGTAACGGATATCACGGACCTGAAACACGCGGAAGAGGCCCTTGCGGAAAGCGAGGCCATGTATCGGAACCTCTTTGAAAACGCTTCGATCGGCATGTTTCAGACCACTCTGGAGGGAAAATTCCTGCGCATCAACAAGGCCTATGCCGCCATGCTCGGTTACGAATCAACGGAAGAGGTCATCTCAACCATTACGGATACCGCCACCCAGGTTCACGCCGAACCACGAAATCGTGCCGAGCTTCTGGCCGCCCTGGAGAAGCAGGGCTGGTTCTACGCCGAACAGCCCTATCTCCGCAAGGACGGGAGCATCATGATCGGGAAGCTGGCAATCCGAAAAGTGGTCAAACAGGACGGCGCCACAGCCTACCTGGAAGGGATCGTGGAGGACATTACCGAAAGAAAGCGGGCCGAGGAAGCTCTACTCAATCGAGAGAGGGAGCTGCGGATCAAGGCGCAGAATCTCATGGAAGTCAATACCACCATGAAGGTCCTGCTCGATACCATGGAAAGGGATCAGGAGGAATTAAAAGAAAGATTCCTGACCAATATCCAGAACCAGGTCCTCCCCTACCTCGAGAAGCTGAAGAAATCCCCCCTGCTGGAAGACCAGAAGGGGTACGTTGAGATGGCGGAGACCCACCTCCTGGAAATTGCTTCCCCCTTCACCCAGAAACTGACTTCGAGTTTCCTGAACCTCACCAGGAAAGAGATCCAGATTGCCTGTCTGGTAAAGGAGGGCAAGACTTCAAAGGAAATCGCTGAGCTTTTAAATGCGAAGCAGCGGGTCATTGAATTTCACCGGGAAAATATCCGGTTAAAGCTGGGGTTGAAGAACAAAAAGGGAAGACTCGCGATGTTGCTGCGATCCTTTTCGTAA
- a CDS encoding DnaJ domain-containing protein, producing MEQKDYYDILGLTNGAGEKQIRDAYRRMALLHHPDRNRDNPEAAERMKEINESYAVLSDSRKRREYDVLRQAYGSSAYGQFRQTHSDQDIFRGSDVQQIFEELSRAFGFRGFDDIFRESYGAGYRTFEFRQPGVFGRVVVGGFGDGQRAGRSASPVGYLEKLIRYGLRKKWGIELPERGKDLQDSILLSPDQARHGGKVRYSSGRTGRELFVTIPSNTREGRRLRLKGMGEGGRAGGEAGDLYVTVHVRNVLLQKASELFARIRSFLRSRYSTS from the coding sequence ATGGAACAAAAAGACTACTATGACATCCTGGGGTTGACGAATGGGGCCGGGGAGAAGCAGATCCGGGACGCTTACCGCCGAATGGCCCTGCTGCATCATCCGGACAGAAACAGAGACAATCCGGAGGCGGCAGAGCGAATGAAGGAGATCAACGAGTCCTACGCCGTTCTATCCGATTCCCGGAAAAGAAGGGAATATGATGTTCTCCGGCAGGCCTATGGATCATCGGCCTACGGTCAGTTTCGGCAGACCCATTCCGATCAGGATATCTTTCGGGGATCGGATGTTCAGCAGATCTTTGAGGAATTGAGCCGTGCCTTCGGATTCCGGGGATTCGACGATATCTTCAGGGAATCTTACGGCGCCGGCTACCGGACTTTTGAGTTCAGGCAGCCGGGGGTGTTCGGCCGGGTCGTTGTGGGTGGCTTCGGGGACGGACAACGCGCCGGAAGAAGCGCTTCGCCGGTCGGGTATCTGGAGAAACTGATCCGATACGGTCTGAGAAAAAAATGGGGCATTGAACTGCCTGAAAGGGGAAAGGATTTACAGGATTCCATCCTCCTTTCGCCTGACCAGGCGCGGCATGGGGGAAAAGTACGGTATTCGTCCGGTAGGACAGGAAGGGAACTCTTCGTGACCATCCCCTCGAACACGAGGGAGGGACGGCGATTGCGCCTGAAGGGAATGGGAGAGGGCGGACGGGCCGGCGGAGAGGCCGGTGACCTTTATGTGACGGTCCACGTTAGAAACGTTCTGCTGCAGAAAGCAAGTGAACTCTTCGCCAGGATCCGGTCTTTTCTGAGATCACGGTACAGTACCTCGTGA
- a CDS encoding MSMEG_6728 family protein, with amino-acid sequence MQTFLPYPDFRRSLQTLDYKRLGKQRVEAFQLIRAITVGTGWSRHPAARMWTGYLNALKLYYNLAIDEWKSRGYRNKMKKMAIEGEIVLPPWFGDEAFHAAHRSNLLRKDPVYYGQFGWEEPPTLPYVWNEEKWQKPFKDIPEGESDYEEKEENHGYG; translated from the coding sequence ATGCAGACCTTCCTGCCCTATCCCGATTTCCGCCGGTCTCTCCAGACCCTCGATTACAAAAGGCTCGGGAAGCAGCGGGTCGAGGCCTTCCAGCTGATCCGGGCCATTACGGTCGGGACGGGCTGGAGCCGGCATCCCGCCGCCCGGATGTGGACGGGTTATCTCAATGCCCTGAAACTCTATTACAACCTGGCCATCGATGAATGGAAAAGTCGAGGCTACCGGAATAAAATGAAAAAAATGGCCATCGAGGGGGAGATTGTCCTGCCCCCCTGGTTTGGCGACGAGGCTTTTCACGCCGCGCACCGGTCCAACCTCCTGCGGAAAGATCCCGTTTATTATGGACAGTTCGGTTGGGAGGAGCCACCGACGCTCCCCTATGTCTGGAACGAGGAGAAATGGCAGAAGCCTTTCAAGGATATCCCTGAGGGGGAAAGCGATTACGAAGAAAAGGAGGAGAACCATGGGTACGGGTAG